One window of Leopardus geoffroyi isolate Oge1 chromosome B3, O.geoffroyi_Oge1_pat1.0, whole genome shotgun sequence genomic DNA carries:
- the LOC123583541 gene encoding LOW QUALITY PROTEIN: SNRPN upstream reading frame protein-like (The sequence of the model RefSeq protein was modified relative to this genomic sequence to represent the inferred CDS: inserted 2 bases in 2 codons) codes for MMDPARDHLHLRRTTEKHXPEMEVQVKSXHLYPRRRWQQQQVPVVDFQAELRQVFSAKMPRGG; via the exons ATGATGGACCCGGCCAGGGACCACTTACACCTGAGACGGACTACAGAAAAAC TCCCAGAGATGGAAGTCCAAGTCAAGA GTCACCTGTACCCAAGGAGACGGTGGCAGCAGCAGCAAGTACCTGTGGTCGATTTCCAGGCGGAACTGAGACAGGTATTCTCAGCCAAGATGCCAAGAGGTGGTTAA